Proteins encoded in a region of the Elaeis guineensis isolate ETL-2024a chromosome 7, EG11, whole genome shotgun sequence genome:
- the LOC140859201 gene encoding uncharacterized protein, protein MAARQGIDRQREGAEVYHGVELCKKKSLELLGEIHLPKGLLPLSGLEEVGYNRATGFVWMKQRKGSQHVFKKIGRTVSYATEVTAFVEDWRMKRVTGVKTKELLIWVSLSDMYIDDGDHTKITFKTTTGIGRSYPVAAFEDEEEEEAKK, encoded by the coding sequence ATGGCGGCGCGGCAGGGGATCGACAGGCAGAGGGAGGGGGCGGAGGTTTACCACGGGGTGGAGCTGTGCAAGAAGAAATCGTTGGAGCTGCTTGGGGAGATCCACCTGCCCAAGGGGCTGCTGCCGCTGAGCGGGCTGGAGGAGGTGGGGTACAACCGGGCGACGGGGTTCGTGTGGATGAAGCAGAGGAAGGGGAGCCAGCACGTGTTCAAGAAGATCGGGAGGACGGTGTCGTACGCGACGGAGGTGACGGCCTTCGTGGAGGACTGGCGGATGAAGCGGGTGACCGGGGTCAAGACCAAGGAGCTTCTCATCTGGGTCTCCCTCTCCGACATGTACATCGACGATGGCGATCACACCAAGATCACCTTCAAGACCACCACCGGGATCGGGAGATCATACCCTGTCGCCGCCTTCgaggacgaggaggaggaggaggcgaagAAGTGA